ACTTTTTTATTGAACTATTGACTGTGCCGCATGTTGGTTCGTCAGCTTCTGACTCCAGTCTGTCAACGAGTGCCCCTGTGTAGGTGGGGTCCCCAGGCCTGGAATTCTGAGGTCCTGGTAGGAAGAGGGCAGGCGGTGAGGGCCGGCGGGGGCAGCAGGGGacggggtgggagggagaaaaaGTGTGTGTGCAGAGGGGTCGGGAGGAGGTGGGACGGACTGGGGAGCCCGCGGAGGGCGGccaggcccctccccctgcccagcgCGCCCGGGGGTCCCTGCCCCCCGCCCAGTCCTCAGATCATCTTCATGTTGAACTTGCGAGGCGCGTCGGCGGAGCTGATGCCTGCGTCCGACTTGCGGGGCACGTACTCAATCTCGATGTTGTGCTTTGTGTTGCCCTTGCCCCGGCTCCAGAGAAACAGCAGCACCAGACAGAAGAGGACGACGCCCAGGAAGGAGATGAAGCCCATGGTGGTGGCGATGATGAGGGTCTTGATGTCGAAGGGGAAAGGCACGGTGGCGCGGGTGCTGTTGGCCTCTCCCTCGCCCGGCTGGTTGGAGATGAAGGCGAAGGTCTTGTTGGGCTGATGGGGCCAATCCGGCGAGTAGCTGCGCACATGCAGGTGGGCAGGCATGGAGTCGTTGCCGCCCGCGTTGGCCGCGATGCACAGGTACGTGCCGTTGTCCTGTACCTGGGCGTAGCGCACCTCCAGCGTGCCGTCGGGGAAGACCGTGAGCCGCCCGTTGCTCTTGGCCGAGACCAGGTGCTTGCGTGGCGAGAGCCAGAGGATGGCGGGCGGCGGGTCCCCATCCGCCCGGCACACGAACTGCACCGTGTGGCCCTCGTCCACGAACACCTGCTGGGCCTTGCGGTCCCGGATGCGGGCGCGGCGGCAGGTGAAGTAATTGGGCAGGAGCACGTCGGGGAAGTCCTTGAACTCCTTGCCCTGGACGAACTCGGGCGTGGCACACGTAGGCTGCTGCCGGTTGAAGTTGAGCCGCCAGCGGCGCCGGAACACCCACAGGAGCCTGCAGTCGCAGGCCAGCGGATTGGAGTCCAAGATGAGGGTCTCCAGGTTGCCCACCGAGTGGAAAGCCGACTCCTCCAGCGTGGTCAGCTGATTGCCGGAGACGTTGAGCACGCGCAGGTAGTTGAGGCCACGGAAGGCGTAGGGCTCCACCACGGCCAGCTGCCCGCCCACCAGCTGGATCTCCTGCAGCCTGAGCAGCTCATGCAACATGGAGCCCTCGATGGTGCTGATGGGGTTGTAGGAGAGGTTGAGGAAGCGGAGATAGACCAGGTGGCGCACGGCCAGGTAGGGCACAGCGGTCAGGTTGCAGtgcgtgatggacagggacgtcAGGTTGAGGCCGTAGAGACAGTTGGGAGTCATGGTGTCCAGGTAGGGCCAGTGCGAGATCTCCAACACCTTGAGGCGGTACAGCCTCTTGAAGGAATAGTCCCTGATAGCATTGATGTTGAGGTGCCGCAGCCGCAGGACGATGAGACCGTGCAGGTGGGACAGCGCCTCGGTGGGGATGGAGGTCAGATTGCATTTCTCCAGCGTCAGCTGCTCCAGGCTATTGAGGCCGCTGAAGGCTCGGTGGGAGATGTAGACGAGGTCGTTGTCGCCAACCTCCAGCGACTTGAGGTTGTACAGGTCCTGGAACATGTAGTCCAGCAGGATGACGATCTTGTTCTCGCTGATGTCCAGCTTGGTCAGGTTACTGAGGCCGGTGAATACACCCAGGGGTATGAGCTTCAGGCGGTTGCTGCGGAGCCCCAGCGTCCGGAGGTTGAAGAGGTTGTTGAAGGCGCCGGGCTCCACGGCGCTCACGATGTTCTCGTTGAGCTCCAGCTCCTCCAAGTGCGGGAAGCTGGCAAACTCGTCCTGGTTGAGCGTTTTGATGCGGTTCTTGCCCAGGTCCAGCAGGCGGGTCTCGGTGGGGATGCCTTCCGGCACCGCCACGAAGCGCTTCCGGTGGCAGAGCACTGCGCGGTCCTGGGCGGAGCACTCGCAGCGGGGCGGGCAGCCCGTGGCCGAGCCTGACAGCACCGAGCCCAGCACCAGCAGGAGGATGGGCTGCCAGCAGGCCAGGAGGGGGCTGGGCATGCTCCTCGCGCCCCCCGCCAGCATCCTCTCGCTCACCTGCGGCCAGGAGCAAGCACAGGACAGAGGAGGTGGTTAGAGGACAGTGTTCGTTGGTCCCCTGCCCGGAGCCCTGTGTGCCCCTGTGCCCTCCTGCCCCGTCAGGATGTCCCTGACccagagagagaggcaggggtCCAGAGTGGCATATGACACCTGTCGGGGTTGTCAACACAGTGAGGTCCAGATACCCAGGCCAGGGGAACTCCTGCTGATTCCTCCTTGCCCCTTACCCTGCCCAGAGCCCTTCTAAAGGACTGTCCTACATCCCTGGGATCCAGTGGCTTCATGGAAGGGGTGAGGTCACTTCTGGTGATCCTGGAATTGGCACCCTAGGCTGTATCCACCtccttttcattttacatttatagGCAATGGGACTCCCAGCGTGCATCCCACCCCCCACCTGGCACCCTGAGCTTCAGCTTCCCCTGGTGCTCATCAGGGATAAAGCTAGACCTGCTGAGCTGCCCtcagggctcagagaggggatCAAAGGGCCTCTAAGAATGGCCAACAGAGCCGCACATCTGGGACCCAGTTGGGAAAGGGCTTTTGAGGTTACTGGGGTCCACCCTCTTGGCCTTCAGCCTGAGCATTTCCAGGCACAGAGACCATGACCCCCTCCCTATCAACAATGTGCTGACCCTGAAGCCAAGAACCCTGGGCAAACAGCATACCCAGTGGTTCCTGCCAGTGTCTACGAGTCTGCTCCCCATGGGGTTTCTGGATCAGTGGAGGGCACCCCCTTTCAGAAAGCCAGGGCCCAGCCCTGAGGCCTCCCCATGGAACCTCTGCAACTCTCACAGTCCTCCAGGTCCCCATGGTGACCCACCCAGGCTCCTGAGCTCAGAATCCTGCTCTTCTTTCCTCCAGGAATGCCCCTCCCCTCACCTGTGGAAACCCCATTTTCAAGGCCTAACTCAGAGTCCACTGCTCTGAGAAGCTTTTTCTGATGCCCAGTTGGAAGTGtacttccctccaaagaacaccccccacccccaaccaggcttcatctgtctctctctccaggtTCCAATCACTGTCTTCCGAGTACCAGGGTCCTGTCTGATGGGGGAGCAGTCAGACCCCCAGGGCCCAGAAAGGCACAGGCAGCCCCACATTGTAGCACTGGGGATGGGAGGCTTCTTACAGTTGGGTCCCGAGGAATGTGGGGACTTGGGTGGTAATGACTAGGGAGATCCGCTTGAGGACAGGCTGCAGGTGGTGTGAGTGAGGGGTGTGCGGGAACTCACCCCCCAGACACAATTACTCTCTCCTCGTGAGTTCAGAGGCCATTTGCTCCCACTTTTGCCCAAAATGCTCTTCCCTCCTCCAATGTTCCACCCCATGGGAAATTGGCCCAGTGGAGTACT
The nucleotide sequence above comes from Bubalus kerabau isolate K-KA32 ecotype Philippines breed swamp buffalo chromosome 19, PCC_UOA_SB_1v2, whole genome shotgun sequence. Encoded proteins:
- the LINGO1 gene encoding leucine-rich repeat and immunoglobulin-like domain-containing nogo receptor-interacting protein 1 isoform X2, giving the protein MLAGGARSMPSPLLACWQPILLLVLGSVLSGSATGCPPRCECSAQDRAVLCHRKRFVAVPEGIPTETRLLDLGKNRIKTLNQDEFASFPHLEELELNENIVSAVEPGAFNNLFNLRTLGLRSNRLKLIPLGVFTGLSNLTKLDISENKIVILLDYMFQDLYNLKSLEVGDNDLVYISHRAFSGLNSLEQLTLEKCNLTSIPTEALSHLHGLIVLRLRHLNINAIRDYSFKRLYRLKVLEISHWPYLDTMTPNCLYGLNLTSLSITHCNLTAVPYLAVRHLVYLRFLNLSYNPISTIEGSMLHELLRLQEIQLVGGQLAVVEPYAFRGLNYLRVLNVSGNQLTTLEESAFHSVGNLETLILDSNPLACDCRLLWVFRRRWRLNFNRQQPTCATPEFVQGKEFKDFPDVLLPNYFTCRRARIRDRKAQQVFVDEGHTVQFVCRADGDPPPAILWLSPRKHLVSAKSNGRLTVFPDGTLEVRYAQVQDNGTYLCIAANAGGNDSMPAHLHVRSYSPDWPHQPNKTFAFISNQPGEGEANSTRATVPFPFDIKTLIIATTMGFISFLGVVLFCLVLLFLWSRGKGNTKHNIEIEYVPRKSDAGISSADAPRKFNMKMI
- the LINGO1 gene encoding leucine-rich repeat and immunoglobulin-like domain-containing nogo receptor-interacting protein 1 isoform X1; translated protein: MQVSERMLAGGARSMPSPLLACWQPILLLVLGSVLSGSATGCPPRCECSAQDRAVLCHRKRFVAVPEGIPTETRLLDLGKNRIKTLNQDEFASFPHLEELELNENIVSAVEPGAFNNLFNLRTLGLRSNRLKLIPLGVFTGLSNLTKLDISENKIVILLDYMFQDLYNLKSLEVGDNDLVYISHRAFSGLNSLEQLTLEKCNLTSIPTEALSHLHGLIVLRLRHLNINAIRDYSFKRLYRLKVLEISHWPYLDTMTPNCLYGLNLTSLSITHCNLTAVPYLAVRHLVYLRFLNLSYNPISTIEGSMLHELLRLQEIQLVGGQLAVVEPYAFRGLNYLRVLNVSGNQLTTLEESAFHSVGNLETLILDSNPLACDCRLLWVFRRRWRLNFNRQQPTCATPEFVQGKEFKDFPDVLLPNYFTCRRARIRDRKAQQVFVDEGHTVQFVCRADGDPPPAILWLSPRKHLVSAKSNGRLTVFPDGTLEVRYAQVQDNGTYLCIAANAGGNDSMPAHLHVRSYSPDWPHQPNKTFAFISNQPGEGEANSTRATVPFPFDIKTLIIATTMGFISFLGVVLFCLVLLFLWSRGKGNTKHNIEIEYVPRKSDAGISSADAPRKFNMKMI